The genomic DNA CTGAAAGGATGCAAGCAACATTTCCCACAAGTAAGGCAAATATTTCCATGGATGTGAGGGCATTCATCCCCACGAGGGCAATCACCAGCTGCAGCGTATGAACAAATGGGTTGTTCTTCTGGTTTGGCTGTACCAGGGTTGAAGGTGTTGTTGACCTCGTCTAAGGGATCCTGGTGAAGGGAATCCAAATTCCAAGTAGGTTTTAAAGATGATGAGGGAACTGGGATCAGATCTCTATCCGAGACACCAGGAAGAAAAGCACAGGTAAGAGGGTTGGAAGCTGAAGCAGGAGATGACCGAGAGGACGAGGAAGCAGATGGATGAGGCCGAGAAGCTTTGACATGTCCGTGCCTGCATCGACTTCCATAAGAGCAGATTCCTCGCTGGTAGAAGGTGCAAATCTGTAAATAAGGAAAAATCGTGTCTTAGAGAATACAAAAGGAATTTTCAAGTTCTGGTTCCCCTAGGGCAAGAAAGACAGAGAGCTAAAAAGCTTACATTATTTGTAGGATCCTTCCAGTCATGTGAAAATTCACAGTGGTCCCCTTTCAAGCATGCGCCGTGAGCAAAGAATTTACAAAGGATTctaagacaagaaacaaaatcacCATATCAGGGACAAGGAGGAGAAACTAGATAGAATTACGGAGAAAAACATTGATAAAAAAGGAGAGATGTTTCCCCGtagatgattaaaaaaaaataataatacgtTGTCCCCGTAGATGAATGAGAGAATACATGGATTTTTATTGTAAGGGGGAGAAACCATAAGAGCCCACCCTGAGATTATCTTAATTGCTACGCATTGAAACTAAGATCATTCTAAAGACAGGAGGATTACTTGTATCAATTCCAATGAAAGCAGAATTTTGCTAagcctaagaagaagaaggattacAAAACAACATATGGAATGGGTAAAGCACGCACCTTTTCGACATGGGCGATCGAGAGATACCTGGGCGGTGATACTGATTATAAATGACtctctcctccacctcctcctcctgctgGTGAAAAGATGAAAGTTTTAGGGTTTCGCggttgagaagagagagagagaatgtccAACTTTCCTTTTAATTTGGGAATCAGGGGTGTACATATGCAAATATGATAGAGTTTGGGGCTTATATGGAGATTTTAATAATCCGGTAAAAAGCAAACTTGCTGAGAGAAACAGAGGGTTGTGAtcaaataagagagagagaggctctCGAATCTGATGAGATGGGTAGTAAACGTTATCCACCAAATAAACCAAGTTAAAAATGGCCACGAAAATCTTCTCGGCATCTCCGGTTATCTCCGCCTCCGCCACCAGAAAGCCGGTCCTCCCAAAGGCGATAGCATCGCGTCTTGGCACCTCCCTGGCCGCCGCGTTGGCCGCAACTTCCGTGCTGACGATGGTTCCTGCGCTGCCGGCGGCGGGCGAGGGGAACCAAACGTACAAAATATACTACGGAACGGCAGCGAGCGCGGCGAACTACGGGGGCTACGGGGGGAATTCGGATAGGAAGGCATCTGCGGAGTACGTGTATGATGTGCCGGAAGGGTGGAAGGAGAGGCTGGTGTCCAAGGTTGAGAAAGGGACAAACGGAACAGACAGCGAATTCTACAACCCCAAGAAGAGGACAGAGAAGGAGTACCTAACATTCCTGGCGGGGTTCAGACAGCTGGCGCCGAGGGATGTGATTCTCAACAACCTTGCCTTGTCGGACGTGGACTTGCAGGATCTAATAGCCGGCGCCGACAAAGTGGTGTCGGAAGAGAGGAAGGACGAGACAGGACAGGTCTACTATCTGTACGAGATCGATGGAGTTGGAAAGCACAGCCTGATCACAGTCACTTGCGCTAAGAACAAGCTCTACGCTCATTTCGTCAACGCCCCTGCACCCGAGTGGAACCGCGACCACGATACGTTAACCCATCTTCGCGACTCCTTCAAGAccgtctcttcttcttgaaattAATGCATGTTCCTTCCATTAATCAATGTTCAATATTATCATTGTATTCAGGTGAAAATGAGAATACATATATGTTTGGATCGTTTGTTATGCGAtcttaatataataatatatatactagattttaaccggTGGTGGTGTACAACGgatgtataatttttattattatctataatttatattgtatttgctTGTTAAATTGTggttgttttgtaaataaaggaataactaaaattttcagCCGCTTAaggaataattaaaattttcagccGTTTAAACGGctaaaatgttaatattaatttttaacatgCGGTACACTGTgtgactatttttttgttaaatttagtttgttttatttagtgtgAGATTCTATTTGGTTTTTTagttattagaacaaaaaaatataaggatttaaatacataataagtaatttataagttgtgattaagtcatattttcataatgatttacttattttacaaaatcttagtTAAAGTAAGTTGATTTGacatgtcaaatattctaatattagtagtgctgacaaataataaaataacgatttaacccgtgtttatgcacaaatttaatgatattttattaattccaacatgtcttcTTTATAAACCGTCCTACTATATAACAacattgtataatattttaaactttttataagcttttatttataatattttaaagtttttatcaagtttatatatatatatatatatcaaaaatatgattttaaaaaatgagaatcaaagtttttatctatattaacatttttatctaCATTAAGAATCGAAGCTAacatgttttgaaaaacaaaataggaattaaattgttattttctttgtttgcaaagaatttaaagatataatatattcaaaaaacaataGAAGGTGTCATTAATATAGTATAGCTTATGTTTTCATAGAATATTGATTGCAGTTTGTTACATTTCTAGTGggaatggaatgtaaaatatttaggaaacaaaatctgatgtaattattattttaggaaattttctaGAGGTTaagattgtaaataattttttaaataactacaactaaaAGGACATaatacaaaatgtacttcaaaaatattaatatatatatatatatatattcatcaaatAGTACACATTGTTATTGATAATAGCATGAGTATAATTAAGAAGATGGAGAGCAGCAGCAAGCAAATGCTTGCCTTTGGAACATAAATAGAGAAACCAAATAATTCAGGTGTGGTTTGGTACCCTTAGGGCAACCCGAATGGGGAGATATATTTTTGGGcctcttaaaatttttaattaatatattatatacttttagTAGAATAAGAGTTTTGGGAATCTTAGATAAATTTTTTCCCACCAATggtgggttttaattttgagtctcttaatttgattttttcttttcttgaaaataaaaaatttaatcttgaatatgaaattattgcacttgagatatatatgtttataaaattattgcatttcataaaattttaaacatagaaaacactaaaacataataaaatagaagtacaatgcataaaaaaggaaaatgattaaTTGTATTATTGCAATTCATAAAAAGGGGAATAACAGAGTAACAACTAAATCACATGAACAAAttcataagaaagaaaaaaataaacggagtgtaaaagaagagttaagaggaagaacagagaAACAAGTAAATCACATGTAATTAGGAAAATGAGAGAGTAAGAAGAGTTCAGAGGAAGAACAGAACCCTTGAAGATGTTACCACAGAGAAGAAGCGAAGCGTGTCCTTGTCTCCAGACATCACCCTCATCGATAAAAGCATCAACCataacctgaaataacagagaAACAAGTAAATCAAGTGAACAAACATTCCCAACGCATGAACTGTTATCTAGTAAAGAGCAATGAAAAGAAACGAGCAACTCTAGCGCTCACATTTGGAAGTTAAAAGGTAAATTTAACTGGAAACGATGCATAGAATTAATGAACCGAAATAACTACCTACCTGTATATCTGCTTTGCTTGAAGGTGTCAGTTCACCATATAACTTCACATGCTAGAGGAAGAGCTCTAAACAGAAGATAAGCGTTAGTTGCATGACTAAAGTGACCCTCAACGATAAATATTACCTGAAGTGAAGTTTCCCTGCGATTCTCCCTTTTCTCTGTCCAACATATTTAAAACCAAGAATAAGACAAGCAAAATCGAGTTTATGAAAGGGTTATGGAGACCACATGGATGGGGGAACTGGGATAAGCTGTCCACAAATATAATGGCTGCaacataaaaaagaagaaaaataaaagttagaatTGAGACGGATACAAACTGGCAGTAGGAAGAACGGTTTTGGAAACCTAAGCAAACAGGTTGAAACAAAACTGTAGACTTGATTAACAAAACTCCCGATGCACAAATACATGGAAACCTAAGCAAACAGGTTGAAACAAAACCTCTaatttcatcatcaaaaaatatgaattcatatagaaagagaaaacaccATGCCAAGCAGAAGTGATAAGCctttaaacaatataaaaattgcggatcacaaaatcagaaaatcaaaaagagaaaggagagaatGCCAACATCACAAGCCATCCTTcgcaaaaataaatcaaaagagaacTAGCCTCCTCTATATCCTCACCATACCTAGAAGGAGAGAATGCCAACATCACAAGGAAGATCAACAAAATTACCTGAAACATCTAATAACAAGCCAAATCATGTTGAAAAATCCCCGATGGCCCAGTTCAAAATTCAGGAAGCCAATACATAAGAACAAACACTAGGCAAAAGGACAAGACATTCAATACACAAGAAAATTAACTAGAGGAAACAAAATCGAACAACATAGGCACTAAACGTGATCCAAcacacaagaaaattaaaacctTGATGAAGTACCAGagctaaagataaaaaaaactttgatagCAATTCGATTACACTTATCTTGAATGCAATCCTCACTAGCAAGAACAGTCTCAACAAAACATTAACTAATTAGGCTAATCAAGCATCTTACAGAATTAGGCTTTCGTTCTGCTTCGTAGCCATGCTTCTTCTACCGcggatttgagagaagaagaagaagagaaatctcCTCCGCTTCAGATCTCCTCCGCTTTAGATCTCCTCCGATCCCAATCTCCTATCCCAATCTCCTCTGATTCCATAGCGTTTGATTCCTTCTCCTTCCTTTGTCAATTCTGGActtcgatcgagagagaaaaagagagagataggaaaaaaaaaaaagaaaaaatttgatcCGTcgcctaaatttttttttcctacttctatttttttcttcggCCAACGAGTATGTGACACGTATGGACTCTTATTCCATAAACGGGTATGCTAAATAAGAGgctctcttatatttttttttctttatctgattttttttttcttcttctctattaaAACCTCACCTAGAACTCCTCCCCGTTGGAGATAAccttacatatttttatatttgcttATGTCTGCAACTTTGCCGGCAATGGCATACACACGTAAAAAGTGTCTTGTTAA from Camelina sativa cultivar DH55 chromosome 7, Cs, whole genome shotgun sequence includes the following:
- the LOC104699517 gene encoding thylakoid lumenal 19 kDa protein, chloroplastic translates to MATKIFSASPVISASATRKPVLPKAIASRLGTSLAAALAATSVLTMVPALPAAGEGNQTYKIYYGTAASAANYGGYGGNSDRKASAEYVYDVPEGWKERLVSKVEKGTNGTDSEFYNPKKRTEKEYLTFLAGFRQLAPRDVILNNLALSDVDLQDLIAGADKVVSEERKDETGQVYYLYEIDGVGKHSLITVTCAKNKLYAHFVNAPAPEWNRDHDTLTHLRDSFKTVSSS